The window ggctcggctcggctcggctcggctcggctcggctccgctccgctccgctccgctccgctccgctcggctcggctcggctcggctcggctcggctccgctccactccgctccgctccgctccggccGCGGCGAGGAGGAGCacgggcggccccggccccgctccccgccccgcccgccgcgggcccGGTGGCACCGCCTGGCACGGCCCGGGGCAGAGCGCGCAGCCCGCGACGGTGCGTCCGCATCGCGGGGCACCGCACCCCACGTTCGCTGCGTGGGGCGTCGGACCCCATATCGCGGTGTACTGCACCCCGTGTCGCAGGTGCTGCACCCCGTGTCGCGGGGCTTCGCACCCCACGCTGCTGGATGGGGCATCGCACCCCATATCACAGTGTACTGCACCCCACGTCGCAGGGCATTGCACCCCACGTTCGCTGCATGGGGCGTCAGACTCCATATTGCAGTGTACTGCACCCCACGTCGCAGGGCATTGCACCCCGCATTCGCTGCGTGGGGCGTCAGACTCCATATTGCAGTGTACTGCACCCCACGTCGCAGGGCATTGCACCCCACGTTCACTGCATGGGGCGTCAGACCCCATATCACGGTGTACTGCACCCCGTGTCATAGGGCATTGCACCCCACGTTCACTGCGTGGGGCGTCGGACCCCATATCACAGTGTACTGCACCCCGTGTCGCAGGTGCTGCACCCCATGTCGCAGGGCATCGCACCCCACATTTACTGCGTGGGGCGTCGGATCCCATATCGCAGTGTACTGCACCCCACATTGCAGGGCATCATACCCCCCGTTCGCTGTGTGGGGCATCGGATCCCGCAGCGCAGTGTACTGCACCCCATGTTGTAGGTGCTGCACCCCGTGTTGCGGGGCTTCGCACCCCACGTTCACTGCGTGGGGCGTCGGATCCCATATCGCAGTGTACTGCACCCCGTGTCACGGGGCATCGCACCCCACGCTGCTGCATGGGGCATCACACCCCATATCACAGTGTACTGCACCCCGTGTCACAGGTGCTGCACCCCACATCACTGGGCATCGCACCCCACATTCGCTGCACAGTGCATCAGACCCCATTACAGATACTGCACCCCACATCGCAGGGCATTGAACCCCACGCTGCTGCATGGGGCATCACACCCCATGTCACAGGTGCTGCACCCCACATCGTGGGGCATTGCACCCCACGCTGCTGCACGGGGCATCGTGCCCCATGTCGCAGTGTACTGCACCCCGAGTCACTGTGCATCACACCCCTATCACAGTGCATTGCCTCCATCACCCCATATTGCACCCCACACAGCACTGCACAGTGCATCACCCCTGCATCGCAGCACATGGCACCCCACACTCGCTGCATGGTGCATGTCGAACGCGCAGGCAGATGTCgaagccccagcccagccccggctgTGCTGTGGGGAGATCCCCCCGGCCAGGCACAGCCCCGGGGGCACAGGGGACCCCCCAGGGTTCCCCGGCCCCAAACCGCGGCTCACCCCCCTCCGGCACTGCTGAAACGGGGCCACGTCCCCCAGGGCCGGGCACAACACCCAGccgggggacaggggatcccGGCCGGGGGGCAACCGCCCACCTCCGGACCCTCTGCGAGCCGGGACGGAGCGGAGGAGCGCTGGCGGGATGTCTGCTGAGCTCAGTGGCCATCGCCAAGAGGCAACAACCCAACACCCCAAAACCCCGTCGCCTACAGCGACACCCACCCGGCACAGCCGCCGTGCGGGGGCACTTTGCCATCCCGGCAGCTCCCCAGCACCAAGGCCGTGCTCATGGGTCGGCCGTGGGGACACGGCGGTGGGAAAGGGACCGGGACAGCCCCTCCGGCTGCTCCCATGGGGACAGCCGAGCCCTGTCCCCAGACTCCTGCCGGGCCCCACAACCACCTCTGCCCTTGGGCTGGGAGAAGAGtaacccccctgcaccccaaaacgAGCGCAGCAGCCGGCTCCCTGGCAGGAGCGGGACCCGCGCACCCCCACGCCGAAGGGGCCAGTGCCTTCGCAGGCACCCAGGGACCGGGGTACCAGCGGTGCCGGCACGGCAGGACCCCACGAGCAGTGGGGCTGGGTCCCACGGGAGCGGTTGTGGCTCGAGCACGGCCCCGTGCCCCGAACGGCAGcttgggggggagggaaaggggggggcTGTCATATTTTCCAGCACACTGGCTATTTTTATCCGCTCCCGCTCTCCAAAGGCCTGTGAAGATATTtgggagctggcagggccgCTCCGGCCGTGTGAATGAGCTCCAGCTCCGCGCTGGACGCAGGAACAGTCCTTCACCCCgaccccctcctcctcctcgctgctgGCCAGCCCTGCGTTTGGGGGGGACGAGGGCAGGTCCAAGAGGGTCCGTGCCCCCCCAGCTCGCCCCCGGTCTGGCCGCCGTCCAGCCCTCCCCACGCTCGccccttctttcctcctttgcagCCCAAATCCCTTCCCAATGTCCCTGCCGTCGTGCTCCCGACGTGGGAAAGGGCCGATCCCTGCCTGGGAGCGGAGGACGGGAACAGACCGGATCCCCGGGGGCCGTGcagcctcccgccgcccccccgcgccccatCGCCCACCCGGCAGAGGAGCACGGAGCTCCCCGCTGGCTCTGCCGACGGAAGAGGATGGCAGCACGTGAGCATTGGGACGAGTATAGAGAGAAAGGAAGGTGGTCGTGGCCAGGAAGCGAGATGAGCAGCCGATCTagagaaaaccaaaatttgGGCTCCCGGTGCCATCCCACAGCATAGAGAGGACcgcaaaaaaaatctgatcaaGGCCTCAGGGTGCCCACGAGCAGGGGGAGAGGCGACAGGATCCCAGCGCGCGTCCCCAACTTGCTCTGCCGCCCGGCTTCCAAACCAACCACCTCGGGGGCACCGCGCTTTCAAGCTTCCCTCCTCCCAACCGAGCCTCCAAATCCGCTGCGTTTTCCCTCCGACAGACCCAAACCCGCGCAGCACCCCGAGGCTGCGGAGCCCTGGGCGAGCCAGCCCTGCACCCTGACCAGCGCTGCTCGGCACCATGCACGGCCAGGACGGACCCTCGGGGCTGCCACGGCCGGGTCCCGGCCGGGAGCTCATCCCACTCCCCATGCTGAGCCCGGTAATGTTCCGGAGAAGCCAGCTGCTCCGGATTAGCGACAGCAGCTCTCCCGGaggcctgcccccccccccgagcccaGCGGGTCGGGGATTTCCAACCCTAAAACCGCCTCATGAATGGACAACAGGACACTTCCCACCTCGGGGCTCCCGGGGCCTCACGGCTTCATCCCACCCCGGCACCAGCTGCCAGCGATTGGGTTTCAGCGGAGCCGGCTTTGCCGCACGCGGCACGGCACAAGCGGGCGCCACTGTCGCTGCCCCCGGGTGCTCCCGGCGCCACGGCACACTTCGCCATCCCCTCCGCGCCCTCTCGAgaccattttgttttcagtgcaaGGGCCAACTTCCAAACGAGGCAGGGTTTGCCGAGGGAGCGCTCTCCCCGGTCCGGCTCACGGCAGGACGCCATTCCTGGCGGCTCAGGCACAAAGCACGAGGGTTTTCATGGCTGGGGGGTGAGATCAGGCAGCAACTCCTGTGTCAGAAGAAAACTCCTTGTTGGGAGGATTCCCTTTGCTCCAAGCCCTGGCTTGGCTTTGAACCCCGAGCTCCCGGGAGCCGCAGCCTCACCCACCGGCCTCTGCATCGCGCGGCCAAGATGAGGGGAGcgcacggggctgggggggctgcagggctgggctcccCAACCCGCCCAAGGACAGCGGAGCCGGGGGGAAACAACGGGACGTCTTCATCCCGCTCCCACAGCCAGGGCGGGATCTGCTCCAGGAGCCTCGCCAAGGCTTTTGCAGGAGCTGAAAGCAGGAGAGTGGGAGAGCGGGGAAGCGCTCCCCGGGGCGCAGAAGCAGCTGGAGTCAGGGAGCGGTcggggccgggagcggagcTCGGGCAGGGCGAGGATGGGACCCACCACTCGCTTCCACATGGATGGAGGGAGGGCAATGCTCCCAAGGATTCCCCCGGTGCGGCCAAACCACCTCGCCAGCGCCATGAACTCTGCGAAGGGCTGAACTGAACCCAAGCTCCCTCCGCGGAGCGTCCTCCATcggcaggagaggagggaggacgAGGGAGGCGGCAGAGCCACACACGGGAGCAGCTCCTGCGCCCGCAGCCTGGGCCAGTCGTGCCTCTCAGGGCAGACGCGAAAGCGTTTCACTGCTCTTCCAGGCAGTGTCAGCAAGGGAAGCCGAGGCACATCCCCAGCACGTGCCGAGAGCCGGAGGCAGCGCCTGGGCGAGGTGTGAACTCCCCACAGGCGCCCGCAGGGGGGTCAGCCGTCACCAGCAAAGGTCCCCAGCCGGGCAGCGATCTTCATTCCTGTGGAAGGAAGGGCAGGAACCGGGTCGGCGTGGTTCTGGGAGCGGTGCCTTGTCCTGGGACTCCCGCGGGTGGGAGAGCTGCCGGCAGTTATCCCTGCAAACACCAAACCCCCCCGATACACACCCAAACCTTTCCCGGGGAGCAGCTGAGCCTGACCCATGCCAAGCCCGGGcgcagggaggagcagggcacCCCACCACACGCTCTGCCCAACAGCACTCCCGTTAGCCCGGCACGCTCGTCAGCCAACGATGGAAACAGCTAAATAAATTCCTCTGCCCTTCCCAAGGCTGCAGGGGCTCCTGCAGGCAAGAACTTGTTTGTGTAACTGGAGCGGGCCAGCTTCGGACAGGCGTGTGGGGCGTAAGCTGGGGTTATTTTTACCCATTCACTGTTTTATCTTTGGCCACGTTTTATGCTCGAGTTCCTGTAGCTGTGGCCAGAGTTCCGCCAGGTCACCAGCCTGGAGCAGGAAGGCAAGGGGAGGGTGAAGGAACAAGGAGCTGAATCCATGGGGAGAATCCAGCTGCGACGCGGAGATGCGCATTCTgctcctggcagggctgtgAGCGGGCAACCCCTGCCAGGACTGCCCCGAAGGGAGCTCGAGAAGAGTGAGTCAACACCGCGGCTGTGATGAGGCAGACCTTTGCGCTGCCGGCACCCCGAGCATGCCAGAATGCCCCGAGCCCTGCCCACCCCTTGCCAGCACCGACCCGCACAACCACAGCCCGCTCCCCGCAGTCCCAGTCTTTTTGCCTTCCTCAgactcccttcccctgcccaaCCCGAGGGGATGACGAGATCTTCCTCCtcgttctcctcctcctcctgactCTGCTCGGCTGCGGCCAGCCGGCACACGGCCAGGCTGCGGCCAGCCGGCACACGGCCAACAGACCAGCCTCATCCCGGGTCTCGGGCTGATTAAGCCCGGTGAGATCAGACGCATCCCGGCATTTCTGCCAGCTCACCCTTCCGGCACTCTGCAGGCCAATTTAATTTTCATAGCGCTTTGCTGGCAGCCGCCGCAGCTCGGGAGCCCGGCCggctctcccccaccccctgccaGCTCATTTCTCTCGCTACCGGCCCCATCCATTACGCCCTGGCACACCAACAGCCCAGGCGGCCGTGCCCGACATTGGGACGCCCTGACAAGGACGACTCCCGATTATTTCGGATTTAGCCCCAGTCTTGGTCCTACTGCAGCCTGGAAGCGGGTGAGAGCTGGGGAATTCCCAAGCGGCGCAGGCTGGTGCACCTGGGAAGTAAAAGTGGGTTTAAGAGCGTCATGCTCAGCTCCTTCAGgcgcccccggcccctcccTCACCAGCGGGGAGCAGAGCACTGCCCCACTCATCACAGATCacggggaggaggagaggtggcTCACCTGCCCCCCCAAAGATGAGGTGGGGACCCCCGCACCCCACGCCGCAGCCGAGCCGTGCCCGGGCTCTCGGTCACTTGTGGGGGACAGCCCAGGCCCCCCCCAGCTGTACTGGGaccagcagccagcacagctggaaccagcagagcaaaggggagcCCGACACCCCGGGCAGTGCATGAGGCCGCCATGCAGCCCCCTATGGCACCCATACGTCCCCCAGCACAAACCCCTACAGCACTCCGCACCCTCAGACGGGCCCCTATAGTACCCACAGGTGCCCACACCTCCAGCCGGGCTCCCATAGCCCCCACGGGACCCCAGCtgagctcctgcagcccccacgGACCCCCAGCCGGGCTCCCATAGCCCCCACGGGCCCCCAGCCGGGCTCCTACAGCCCCCACGGGCCCCCAGCTGAGCTCCTACAGCCCCCACGGACCCCCAGCCGGGCTCCCATAGCCCCCACGGGCCCCCAGCCGGGCTCCTACAGCCCCCACGGACCCCCAGCTGAGCTCCTACAGCCCCCACGGACCCCCAGCCGGACTCCCATAGCCCCCACGGGCCCCCAGCCGGGCTCCCATAGCCCCCACGGACCCCCAGCCGGGCTCCTACAGCCCCCTCAGCTGCCCACTCCCTCAAACAGCTCCCTACAGCCCTGACATGCCCCTGTCACCCTCACAGGCCCCCACCCATGCCCCTATAGGCCCTGTGGGCCCCTATAGGCCCTGTGGGCCCCTGTAGCCCCCTCACGCCATCAGCCaggcccctgcagccccctcgggcccctgcagccccctcgGGCCGCCAGCTGGGCCCCTGTAGGCCTCCCCCAGGCCCCCATAGACCCCTCGGGGCCCGCTatcccccgccccggcccctaTGGCCCCTATAGGCCCCGCAGGCCCCCGgaggcggggcggcggggcggggcggggctgtCACGTGGCGGTCACGTGGCGGTCAGCTGacgcgggccgggccggggccggggccggtgcggcagcgggagcgggagcggggccggggcggtaCCGGGGCCGCCATGCTGTCCCGGCTGCTGAAGGAGCACCAGGCGCGGCAGAGCGAGCGGCGGGAGCTGCAGGGTGAGCCCGCCCCCGTCCCCATGGCGACCGACCacgccccgcgccccgggggGCGGTCTGATTGGCGGCGGGAGCTGCCGCTCACCGCCGGCGGCCGCGCGGGCGCGCATCCCATTGGTCGGCGGGGCTGTCCGTCAAGGGGGGCGGTGAGGGGCGGGGGAGTGCCCGGCAGGGTGGAGCGTGATGTCACCGCCCCGCACGCTGACGTCACGCGGCTCCCTGCTGACGTCACGGCCAGCGTgtccggggcggggggggggggttcgGGTCCGCCGCCCCTCACGGCCGCGTCCCGCAGAGCGGCGGCGCAGAGAGGCCATCGCCGCCGCCACCCCGCCTGACCGAGGCCCTGGTCGATCACCTCAACGTGGGGTGAGGCCGCGACCCCCCCGACCCCGCGAACCCCCGGCCGggaccccccctgccccccaaacccccgGCCAGggaccccccaaaaccccatcCAGGGACCCCTTCCCCCCGCTCGGGGCCCCCCAACCCCTTCCTCCTCAGACACCCTGCCCAGGGACCCCCCGcccttccccccgccccttttACCCCCGGAAACCCCAGTAagggaccccccaccccaccccggtgcccccttcccccccaaacccctgtCCAGAGACCCCTGCACCCCTAACCCCCCTGCCCAGGGACCCCCcaagccccttcccctgcccagaGACCCCTGCACCCCTAACCCCCCTGGCCAGGGACCCCCCAAGCCCCttcccccccaaacccctgcCCAGGGACCCCCTCAACTCCCtggcccctcctgccccccccccaggacccccaggcctccccaccccagtcccgcccccccccaatGGCTCCTGGTGCTTTGgctcacccccccaccccggggctgTTGGGGCGGGACCCCACCGCCCGTGTGTCCCCCCCGTgtctgtgtcccccccccggcagGGTGGCGCAGGCCTACGTCAACCAGCGGAAGCTGGACCACGAGGTGAAGACGCTGCAGGTGCAGGCGGCCCAGTTCGCCAAGCAGACGGGGCAGTGGATCACCATGGTGGAGAACTTCAACCAGGCCCTCAAGGTGGGGGTgtcgtgtgtccccccccggcaCAGGCAGGGCGggcgccccccaccccggcttGGCACAGGGGCGATTTCCCTCTGGGACACATGGAGAAGCAGCCCCATGGGTCTTGTCCCCCGCCCCGTCACCGGGGCTGGCCGAGAGATGGGGTCCTGTGCCCCGCGCGCGCCAGCAGCCCACCGCCGGCACGGTCCAGCCTGCGCCGTGCCAAAGGGTGGGTGGGCtgcgtccccccgccccgcggctcGACGCCGGAGCAGTTGGGCGGCTCCATGTGCCCGCTGCCGGGTCGCGCCATGGCCGGGAGCAGCGGTGGGGTCCCAGccagccccgagcccccgcggggcggcagCTGCCGGAGAGGGGGGAGTGAGGCAGGGCAGGACCCCCCCAGATCCCACCGGCAGCTCCTTGACAGCCCCCCCCATCCCGGCAGGAGATCGGTGACGTGGAGAACTGGGCCCGCAGCATCGAGATGGACATGCGGACCATCGCCACCGCCCTGGAGTACGTCTACaaggggcagctccagccctcctgctcctgagccgccgccgccggagcccccccggccctccccaCCGCCACCGGTCCTGGCAGAGAACGCGGGCCCAGCCATGATGCCGCAGCGGCTCCCGGCCGCCTTGGGGACCCCTCCGTACCGGGGAGCGGGCAGAATAAAGCGTGGCTGTAGGGGTGGCGCGTGGAGGCCGGGCCAGGCGCGCGGGGGGGGCCCTGGCACAGCCCTCGGCTGCCCCCTCCTAAGCCCCCTCATCCTCTTTACCGCTTAACTCGGGCTCTGAGGCCCCTTTTTCTCCCAGACAAAGGGCCCCTTCTGGGCCAGGAGGGCTCTAATCCCCCCGGGGGGCAGCTCGGCCCCCCAGCTCCGGGCGATGCCCCCCCCAGGGCTGCGAAGGGGACACGGGGGGTTCGGTGTGCCCTGGGGGGGCTTGCCCTCCCTCCCGGCTCGGGTCAGGGGCTCCTCCATGGTGAGGGTCCCCCAAGAAGGTGAAGGGTGGCCCAGCACCCCCACACGCCCAAGTCCCGCCCCCCCCCGAGCTGCACCcagcgggggggcggggggggctcagcccgcTGTGAACTTTGGCTGCGGGCTTTGCCCCGGCACAGGGGGAGGagcggccgcggcccccccggctCAGACGGCCTCTGCCGCCGCAGCCGGAGCAGCACCCAGAGCCCTCTGCCCCGCCGAAGGTAGGTGGGGGCTGGGTGGGTGGGCGCCCCTCCACTCCCCGACCTGGGCCGGGGGGGGCCAGGCGAGCCGGGGCCGCAGCAGCCCCCGCCGTGGGTCTGCCCCTTGGCCGCAGTGAGATGAGTCTGTCAGGTCTCATGCACGCCGAGAGCCCATGCCGtccaggctgggcagggggctgctgCCTGTCCCCTCACCTGGCTCCAGGGACCCAGGGCAGACCGGGGGTGCCCCCCATGGCCCCCGCgggtggggaaggggtgggggcTGCCACCCCTCGGGGGGGGTCAGCCTGgagcccccaccccagccccagcaggttCGTAACCCCCGGGGTTCATAACCAGCacctgctgctgggagcaaCGGGGGGTACCTGACACCCCAAAGACCCCCCAAATGGGGCTCCTGGAGGGGGACACAGCCCCCCCCAGGGCCTCCTGATCGGGGGATGTGGGGACGGGTGGGTTGGGGGGTCCCAGATGCAGCGGTGATGGTCACCTCCCTGTGCCTCCCAGGGGCAGAGGGTGCCCGGGGTCgtccctgccctgggaggggaaCGAGGTTAAGCCGGGGGGAGCAGCTGggaccccccctgccccggtgCCGCCCCACAGGCCCTGGGTCCCAGCCAGGCGCTGACGCACTGCGCCCGGCTAATCCCCGGCACGCCGCGCGGACGCCtgggcccggcggcggggaggtCGGTCGGAGACTCGTCCGGGGGCgggtggggggacatggggtgcTCACCCCCACCCCGGGAGGGCAGGGACCACCGTCTGGGGTCCCCCGGTGCCCCACGGCACCTGGGCACGGACTGAGACCCATGTGGGACCCGCTCTAAGCTGGGGATCAATCCTCAGCCCCCTCCTTTTCTCACCCTGCACCCACGGGGCTTTTGACCCCATggtgtggggcagggcaggggatgTGGGGGTCCCCTGCACGGGGAGGGGCGCATGGCTTTACCCAGCGAGCCAGGAGCCCGGGTTCAACTTGGGGTGCAGGGGTTGAGCTGGCGGGGGGGTGGCACGGCCCAGGACGCCTGGGTTCCTCTCCcaccgcccccccggccccgcaggcCCCCGCCATGTGGCTGTACCTCTTGCTGGCGGCGCTGGCCTGGGCGCTGGGCTGGCTGGTGCGGGACCGCCGGACACTGCCCTCCGTCAAGGACAAGCATGTCTTCATCACCGGCTGCGACAGCGGCTTTGGCAACCTGCTGGCACGGCGGCTGGCCCGCCGGGGCTACCGGGTGCTGGCCGCCTGCCTGACCCAGAAAGGGGCCGACAGCCTCCAGCGGGGCTGCTCCGGCCACCTCCGCACCACCCTGCTCGACGTCACCCGCTCCGACAGCATCCGCCAGGCCGTCGAGTGGGTGCGGGCAGAGGTGGGCGAGAAAGGTGAggggggcagga of the Gavia stellata isolate bGavSte3 chromosome 36, bGavSte3.hap2, whole genome shotgun sequence genome contains:
- the BLOC1S1 gene encoding LOW QUALITY PROTEIN: biogenesis of lysosome-related organelles complex 1 subunit 1 (The sequence of the model RefSeq protein was modified relative to this genomic sequence to represent the inferred CDS: deleted 1 base in 1 codon) — translated: MLSRLLKEHQARQSERRELQERRRREAIAAATRLTEALVDHLNVGVAQAYVNQRKLDHEVKTLQVQAAQFAKQTGQWITMVENFNQALKEIGDVENWARSIEMDMRTIATALEYVYKGQLQPSCS